The following proteins come from a genomic window of Pyxidicoccus sp. MSG2:
- a CDS encoding pyridoxal phosphate-dependent decarboxylase family protein, with protein MALPDPKSLRLLNHVPPRLLSAAERYLKAVPMVRELLSKETDSLLSELEGDLKPYRGKMPAFDHLPVTGRSREEVLKELQALESQEESRWREGRVSGAVYNGDSEHIDFLNRVYALHSQSNPLHADLWPSATKFEAEVVAMTASMLGADAANAGRPAEEHICGSMSSGGTESIMLAIKTYRDWARAEKGITRPEMVAPSSAHPAFDKAAHYFGVKMVRVPVGPDFRADVAAMKKAITRNTIVLIGSAPGFPHGVIDPIAELSELARKKRIGFHTDGCLGGFVLPFAKKLGYEVPPFDFRLPGVTSISVDTHKFGYAAKGSSVVLYRGTALRSHQYFTATDWPGGIYFSPTFSGSRPGALIATAWASLVSMGEQGYLEATRRILETASAIKQGIRAIPELHVLGDPLFVIAFGSEAVDVFKVMEQMSAHGWSLNGLHKPAAVHLCVTLRHAQPGVADRFLADLRAAVEHVKAHPGEKGTMAPVYGMAASVPFRGLVSDLLKKYMDLLYKV; from the coding sequence ATGGCACTGCCCGACCCGAAGTCGCTGCGCCTGCTGAACCACGTGCCCCCACGCCTGCTGTCCGCCGCCGAGCGCTACCTCAAGGCCGTGCCGATGGTGCGTGAGCTGCTGTCGAAGGAGACGGACTCCCTGCTGTCCGAGCTGGAGGGAGACCTCAAGCCGTACCGCGGGAAGATGCCCGCGTTCGACCATCTGCCGGTGACGGGGCGCTCGCGCGAGGAGGTGCTGAAGGAGCTCCAGGCGCTGGAGTCGCAGGAGGAGTCGCGCTGGCGCGAGGGCCGGGTGTCCGGCGCCGTGTACAACGGGGACTCGGAGCACATCGACTTCCTCAACCGCGTGTACGCGCTCCACTCGCAGAGCAACCCGTTGCATGCGGACCTGTGGCCCAGCGCCACCAAGTTCGAGGCCGAGGTGGTGGCCATGACGGCGAGCATGCTCGGCGCCGACGCCGCCAATGCCGGTAGGCCCGCCGAGGAGCACATCTGCGGCTCCATGTCGTCCGGTGGCACCGAGAGCATCATGCTCGCCATCAAGACGTACCGGGATTGGGCGCGGGCGGAGAAGGGGATTACCCGGCCGGAGATGGTGGCGCCTTCCAGCGCGCACCCGGCCTTCGACAAGGCGGCGCACTACTTCGGCGTGAAGATGGTGCGCGTGCCGGTGGGGCCGGACTTCCGCGCGGACGTGGCGGCGATGAAGAAGGCCATCACCCGCAACACGATTGTTCTCATTGGCTCCGCGCCGGGCTTTCCCCACGGCGTCATCGACCCCATCGCCGAGCTGTCCGAATTGGCGCGCAAGAAGCGCATCGGCTTCCACACCGACGGGTGCCTGGGCGGCTTCGTGCTGCCCTTCGCGAAGAAGCTGGGCTACGAGGTGCCGCCCTTCGACTTCCGGCTGCCGGGCGTCACGTCCATCTCCGTGGACACGCACAAGTTCGGCTACGCGGCCAAGGGCTCGTCCGTGGTGCTGTACCGGGGGACGGCGCTGCGCTCGCACCAGTACTTCACGGCGACGGACTGGCCGGGTGGCATCTACTTCTCGCCCACGTTCTCCGGCAGCCGGCCCGGCGCGCTCATCGCCACGGCATGGGCCTCGCTGGTGAGCATGGGCGAGCAGGGCTACCTGGAGGCCACCCGCCGCATCCTGGAGACGGCCTCCGCCATCAAGCAGGGCATCCGGGCGATTCCCGAGCTGCACGTGCTGGGCGACCCGCTGTTCGTCATCGCCTTCGGCTCGGAGGCGGTGGACGTGTTCAAGGTGATGGAGCAGATGAGCGCGCACGGGTGGAGCCTCAACGGGCTGCACAAGCCCGCCGCGGTCCACCTGTGCGTCACCCTGCGGCATGCGCAACCCGGCGTGGCGGATCGCTTCCTCGCGGACCTGCGCGCCGCCGTGGAGCACGTGAAGGCCCACCCCGGCGAGAAGGGGACGATGGCGCCCGTCTACGGCATGGCGGCCAGCGTCCCTTTTCGCGGCCTCGTGAGCGACCTGCTCAAAAAGTACATGGACCTGCTCTACAAGGTGTGA
- a CDS encoding xylulokinase, translating into MSHAGEKSILAIDLGTSAVKLAVVTVRGRILGGEVEPLDLSLLPDGGAEQDPEAWWRAIIRGTRRLLDSGDVRADDIIGVNCSSQWSGTVAVDAAGRPLCPALIWMDSRGAAQVKRVAHGFIPIEGYGLRRLLTWIRLTGGVPSLSGKDPVGHILYLQGAQPEVYRNTYKFLEPKDWLNLRLSGRFAASYDSITLHWVTDNRELSRVAYDERLLEMTGLQREKLPDLVPAATVLGPLQPDAARALGLREDVQVVTGAPDILAAAVGSGAVRDHEPHLCVGTSSWLSCHVPYKKTDLFHQMASVPSALPGRYLLANEQESAGICLTFLKDNILYGRDAKPGDVAAEDDSAEVYKLMERQAGSVPAGSDRLIFMPWLNGERSPVDDKALRGGFFNQSLKTTRAHMVRAVMEGVAYNSRWLFTYVEQFVGRRLDSMRIIGGGARSPLWCQIHADVLGRTIQQVDEPVLANARGAAFQAAVALGQLTVEEIPSLVPIARTYEPDPKNRALYDELFREFVNLYKANKAIFARLNRARSA; encoded by the coding sequence GTGTCCCACGCAGGTGAGAAGTCCATCCTGGCCATCGACCTCGGCACCTCGGCCGTGAAGCTCGCGGTGGTGACGGTGCGGGGACGCATTCTCGGCGGTGAGGTGGAACCGCTGGACCTCTCCCTGCTCCCCGACGGAGGCGCCGAGCAGGACCCCGAGGCCTGGTGGCGCGCCATCATCCGGGGCACGCGGCGCCTGCTCGACTCTGGGGACGTCCGCGCGGACGACATCATCGGCGTCAACTGCAGCTCGCAGTGGTCCGGCACCGTGGCCGTGGACGCGGCGGGCAGGCCCCTGTGTCCCGCGCTCATCTGGATGGACTCGCGCGGCGCGGCCCAGGTGAAGCGCGTGGCCCACGGCTTCATCCCCATCGAGGGCTATGGCCTCCGCCGCCTGCTTACGTGGATTCGCCTGACGGGCGGGGTGCCGAGCCTGTCCGGCAAGGACCCGGTGGGCCACATCCTCTACCTCCAGGGCGCGCAGCCGGAGGTCTACCGGAACACGTACAAGTTCCTCGAGCCCAAGGACTGGCTCAACCTGCGGCTGAGCGGCCGCTTCGCCGCCTCCTACGACTCCATCACCCTGCACTGGGTGACGGACAACCGCGAATTGAGCCGCGTCGCCTACGACGAGCGCCTCCTGGAGATGACGGGGCTTCAGCGCGAGAAGCTGCCGGACCTGGTGCCCGCCGCCACGGTGCTCGGCCCGTTGCAGCCCGACGCCGCGCGCGCCCTGGGCCTTCGCGAGGACGTGCAGGTGGTGACGGGCGCCCCGGACATCCTCGCCGCCGCGGTGGGCTCCGGCGCGGTGAGAGACCACGAGCCGCACCTGTGCGTGGGCACGTCCTCGTGGCTGAGCTGCCACGTGCCGTACAAGAAGACCGACCTGTTCCACCAGATGGCCTCCGTGCCCTCCGCGCTGCCGGGACGCTACCTGCTGGCCAACGAGCAGGAGTCCGCCGGCATCTGCCTCACCTTTCTCAAGGACAACATCCTCTACGGCCGCGACGCGAAGCCGGGGGACGTGGCGGCGGAGGACGACTCGGCGGAGGTCTACAAGCTGATGGAGCGCCAGGCCGGCAGCGTCCCCGCCGGCAGTGACAGGCTCATCTTCATGCCGTGGCTCAACGGCGAGCGCAGCCCGGTGGACGACAAGGCGCTGCGCGGCGGCTTCTTCAACCAGTCCCTCAAGACGACGCGGGCCCACATGGTCCGCGCGGTGATGGAGGGCGTGGCCTACAACTCGCGCTGGCTGTTCACCTACGTGGAGCAGTTCGTGGGGCGCCGGCTGGACTCCATGCGCATCATCGGCGGCGGGGCGCGCTCGCCGCTGTGGTGCCAGATTCACGCGGACGTGCTGGGCCGTACGATTCAGCAGGTGGACGAGCCCGTGCTGGCCAATGCCCGGGGCGCCGCGTTCCAGGCGGCGGTGGCGCTGGGGCAGCTCACGGTGGAGGAGATTCCCTCGCTCGTCCCCATCGCCCGCACCTACGAGCCGGACCCGAAGAACCGGGCCCTCTACGACGAGCTGTTCCGCGAGTTCGTCAACCTCTACAAGGCCAACAAGGCCATCTTCGCGCGCCTCAACCGCGCCCGGAGCGCCTGA